In Euphorbia lathyris chromosome 9, ddEupLath1.1, whole genome shotgun sequence, the following are encoded in one genomic region:
- the LOC136207123 gene encoding UDP-glycosyltransferase 82A1 has translation MKKLIKRPKIILIPYPAQGHVNPMVKLAFILLNSGFEPVIITPQFIHRRIISTMDPTANILCISIPDELPNEKQVSRDFFAIEKTLENTFPAHLETFLRKFCEDGEVSCMIVDLLASSAIDVGRRCGVPVAGFWPAMLATYHLILAIPDMITTGLISDSGNPQHEGPISILPNQPSISTKDLPWLIGTQSARKSRFKFWRRTLDRSANLPWILTNSFQEHSSTNKHTLLFQLGSLINTKNTITKNPSFWEEDNTSIHWLNKQKTNSVLYISFGSWVSPIGEAKVRALALTLEAMKQPFIWVLAPAWREGLPLKFIESVRNQGKLVSWAPQMEILKHHAVGCYLTHCGWNSTLEAVQCRKPLLCYPVAGDQFVNCGYIVEKWKIGVKINGFAEKEIQESFKKVRDDKDMDKRLMRLYDKMMGEEATLRAMSNLNTFLHHLNNLQNQCLGYGL, from the exons ATGAAGAAGCTCATAAAAAGACCAAAAATCATTCTAATTCCATACCCAGCACAGGGTCATGTTAATCCAATGGTTAAGCTTGCTTTTATCTTGCTTAATTCTGGATTTGAGCCGGTCATTATAACTCCGCAATTCATTCACCGTCGGATCATATCAACCATGGATCCTACCGCCAATATTCTCTGCATTTCAATCCCAGATGAGCTTCCAAATGAAAAACAAGTGTCTCGTGATTTCTTCGCCATTGAAAAAACTTTAGAAAACACCTTCCCGGCTCACCTTGAAACGTTTCTTCGTAAATTTTGTGAAGATGGAGAGGTTTCGTGCATGATTGTTGATTTGTTAGCATCTTCGGCTATTGATGTTGGTCGCCGCTGCGGAGTCCCTGTTGCCGGATTCTGGCCTGCCATGCTTGCCACTTATCACTTGATTCTAGCCATTCCAGATATGATCACTACTGGGCTCATTTCTGATTCCG GAAATCCTCAACATGAAGGACCAATAAGCATCCTACCTAACCAACCATCAATATCTACAAAAGATCTTCCATGGCTAATCGGAACTCAATCAGCAAGAAAATCAAGATTCAAATTCTGGAGAAGAACCTTGGATAGATCAGCAAATCTTCCATGGATTCTGACCAATTCATTCCAAGAACACTCTTCTACCAATAAACATACACTCCTCTTCCAACTTGGATCCCTTATAAACActaaaaacacaataacaaaaAACCCTAGCTTCTGGGAAGAAGACAACACCTCCATACACTGGTTAAACAAACAGAAGACAAACTCAGTTCTATACATCTCATTTGGGAGTTGGGTAAGCCCTATCGGAGAAGCTAAAGTTAGAGCTCTAGCACTTACACTTGAAGCCATGAAACAACCATTCATATGGGTTCTTGCTCCGGCATGGCGAGAAGGGCTGCCGCTCAAATTCATAGAAAGTGTAAGAAATCAAGGGAAACTAGTAAGTTGGGCACCTCAAATGGAGATACTTAAACACCATGCTGTAGGCTGTTATTTAACTCATTGTGGATGGAATTCAACATTGGAGGCTGTACAATGCCGGAAGCCTCTGTTATGTTACCCGGTGGCCGGTGATCAGTTTGTTAATTGTGGTTATATTGTGGAGAAATGGAAGATTGGAGTGAAGATTAATGGGTTTGCTGAGAAAGAGATTCAAGAGAGCTTCAAGAAAGTGAGGGATGATAAGGATATGGATAAGAGGTTAATGAGGTTATATGACAAGATGATGGGAGAAGAAGCTACTTTAAGAGCAATGTCTAATCTCAATACCTTCCTTCATCATCTTAATAACCTTCAAAATCAATGTTTGGGTTACGGATTGTAA
- the LOC136206948 gene encoding adenylosuccinate synthetase 2, chloroplastic-like produces MLQFYLLYSTPSKPLSSFPFYCLSRLFPFILSSLRINLSFFTMNLTSLRLDSNPITSSNWSQGAAPLRSLRPPRNFVICSVKSPSSPSLTVAESSTSDSLTRIHSLSQVSGVLGTQWGDEGKGKLVDILAEHFDIVARCQGGANAGHTIYNSEGKKFALHLVPSGILNEDTLCVIGNGVVVHLPGLFKEIEGLEVNGVNCNGRILVSDRAHLLFDFHQEVDGLREAELAESFIGTTKRGIGPAYSSKAIRNGMRVCDLRHMDIFPQKLDLLLSDAASRFRGFNYTPEMLRDEVEKYKRFAERLEPFIADTVHVMNDSIAQKKKILVEGGQATMLDIDFGTYPFVTSSSPTAGGICTGLGIAPRVVGDLIGVVKAYTTRVGSGPFPTEILGQGGDLLRFAGQEFGTTTGRPRRCGWLDIVALKYCCQINGFSSLNLTKLDVLSDLPEIQLGVAYKQSDGTPIKSFPADLRVLEQLKVEYEVLPGWKSDISSIRKYSDLPVAARQYVERIEEVVGVPINYIGVGPGRDALIYK; encoded by the exons ATGCTACAATTTTATCTTCTTTATTCTACCCCGTCAAAACCCCTCTCTTCCTTTCCATTTTACTGTCTTAGTCGCCTTTTCCCTTTCATTCTCTCTTCACTCCGAATCAACCTCTCCTTCTTCACGATGAACCTTACTTCTCTCCGCCTCGACTCTAACCCTATCACTTCCTCCAACTGGTCCCAAGGCGCCGCCCCTCTCCGTTCACTTCGTCCTCCTCGAAACTTTGTAATATGTTCCGTCAAATCTCCCTCCTCACCGTCTTTGACCGTGGCCGAGTCTTCCACCTCTGACTCACTCACTCGAATCCACTCACTGAGTCAAGTCTCGGGCGTTTTAGGTACCCAATGGGGCGATGAAGGTAAAGGAAAACTCGTCGACATCTTGGCTGAACACTTCGACATCGTCGCTCGTTGCCAG GGTGGAGCTAATGCTGGTCACACAATTTACAATTCAGAGGGGAAAAAATTTGCCCTTCATCTTGTTCCTTCTGGTATACTGAATGAGGACACTCTCTGTGTTATTGGTAATGGAGTCGTAGTTCATTTGCCTGGTTTGTTTAAGGAAATTGAGGGTTTAGAAGTTAATGGTGTCAATTGCAATGGAAGGATTTTGGTCTCCGATCGTGCTCACCTGCTATTTGATTTTCATCAAGAAGTAGATGGGCTTAGAGAAGCTGAGCTTGCTGAATCATTTATTGGCACTACTAAAAGGGGGATTGGACCTGCTTACTCCAGCAAGGCAATCCGCAATGGTATGAGAGTGTGTGACTTGAGGCACATGGACATATTCCCTCAGAAGCTTGACCTTTTGTTATCAGATGCAGCTTCAAGATTCAGAGGTTTTAACTATACCCCGGAAATGCTGAGGGATGAAGTTGAAAAATACAAGAGGTTTGCAGAGAGGTTGGAACCCTTCATTGCTGATACTGTGCATGTAATGAATGATTCTATTGCACAGAAAAAGAAGATTTTGGTTGAAGGCGGACAAGCAACCATGTTGGACATTGATTTTGGGACTTATCCTTTCGTGACTTCGTCTAGCCCAACTGCTGGTGGGATCTGCACTGGTCTTGGTATTGCTCCTCGAGTTGTTGGTGATCTCATTGGAGTG GTGAAAGCTTATACTACAAGAGTTGGTTCTGGTCCTTTCCCTACAGAGATATTGGGTCAAGGAGGTGATCTACTTAGGTTCGCTGGGCAGGAGTTCGGAACAACCACTGGTCGTCCTCGAAGATGTGGTTGGCTTGATATAGTTGCCCTTAAGTACTGCTGTCAGATTAATGGTTTTTCGTCATTGAATCTCACCAAACTTGATGTTTTGTCGGATCTTCCTGAAATTCAATTGGGGGTTGCGTATAAACAAAGTGACGGTACACCAATTAAATCGTTCCCTGCTGATCTCCGTGTACTCGAACAATTGAAG GTTGAATATGAAGTATTACCTGGATGGAAGAGCGATATTTCATCAATTAGGAAGTACTCAGACCTCCCGGTGGCTGCGAGACAATATGTAGAGAGGATAGAAGAAGTTGTGGGCGTTCCGATCAATTACATCGGTGTTGGACCTGGACGTGATGCACTCATATACAAGTAA